From a single Pirellulaceae bacterium genomic region:
- a CDS encoding prolyl oligopeptidase family serine peptidase, with product MTFQSTAACNWLKAWQSVAVMGIILAVSCWMNRSAVGQEPRSAASDSRQSAVASDQASAEKPVKPTGANLEGIAELAVGREFTAQDTLNCGQEDNEDARECLDGLSWQLGKFKVQLAQPRVGDRMERMVRFDSPLPLGDSTNDLVAVEWYVAHDELGRPVRAPAMVVVHESGSGMTVGRMIAQGLRAHGLHTFMMQMPGYGVRKSAQIGEAHAKEADALRLIPAMKQAIADARRARDAVAALPYVDSSMIGIQGTSLGGFVTATVGGFDAGFDRVFVLLAGGDLNQVIFNGAKDAANVRQRLEEAGATPEMIKEGTRHIEPLRVAHRVRPEVTWLYSGKFDDVVPPACSHALAKAASLSAEHHIEMPVDHYSGALYIPKILLDMAKIMESPKYKK from the coding sequence ATGACATTTCAATCAACCGCAGCTTGCAACTGGCTTAAAGCATGGCAATCGGTGGCCGTAATGGGCATCATTCTGGCGGTCAGTTGTTGGATGAACCGGTCCGCTGTCGGTCAAGAGCCTCGCTCGGCGGCTAGCGACTCAAGGCAGTCGGCGGTCGCGAGCGATCAAGCTTCCGCTGAAAAACCGGTCAAACCAACCGGAGCTAATTTAGAGGGCATCGCCGAGCTGGCGGTGGGTAGAGAGTTTACCGCGCAGGATACGCTTAATTGTGGCCAAGAGGACAATGAAGATGCTCGAGAGTGCCTGGACGGACTGAGTTGGCAACTGGGGAAATTCAAAGTGCAACTGGCCCAGCCGCGTGTTGGTGATCGCATGGAGCGCATGGTGCGATTTGATTCGCCGTTGCCGCTGGGTGATTCCACGAATGACCTGGTGGCCGTCGAATGGTATGTAGCCCACGATGAACTTGGCCGGCCGGTAAGGGCCCCAGCCATGGTTGTCGTTCACGAATCGGGCAGCGGCATGACGGTCGGTCGCATGATTGCCCAGGGACTGCGTGCCCACGGATTGCACACCTTCATGATGCAAATGCCCGGCTACGGCGTTCGCAAGAGTGCACAGATCGGCGAAGCCCACGCCAAAGAGGCCGATGCGCTGCGGCTGATTCCCGCCATGAAGCAGGCAATTGCGGACGCGCGCCGCGCTCGAGATGCTGTTGCTGCGTTGCCCTATGTAGACAGTTCGATGATTGGCATTCAGGGAACCAGCCTGGGCGGCTTTGTGACGGCAACCGTCGGTGGTTTTGATGCTGGATTTGATCGCGTCTTTGTGCTGCTAGCCGGTGGTGACCTGAATCAAGTGATTTTCAACGGTGCCAAAGACGCCGCCAATGTGCGTCAGCGACTGGAGGAAGCCGGTGCTACGCCTGAAATGATCAAAGAAGGGACTCGACACATCGAACCGCTGCGCGTGGCCCATCGCGTGCGGCCTGAAGTAACTTGGCTGTACAGCGGCAAATTCGACGATGTCGTGCCTCCCGCCTGTTCGCACGCCTTGGCCAAAGCCGCTTCGCTATCGGCCGAGCACCACATCGAAATGCCTGTCGATCATTACTCAGGGGCGCTGTACATTCCCAAAATCCTGTTGGACATGGCCAAGATCATGGAATCCCCTAAGTACAAGAAATAG
- a CDS encoding FHA domain-containing protein, with protein MASFFVIRGPDHGQQFALSGRANTIGRDAGNQIRLHDSEVSRQHAQVTEEADGEFQIADCGSSNGTFVNSVAITSTRLHSGDRVQLGRTLMIFTRDTKAGHEPAIESVEIVAADAGLADQIRDRSVAAPQAALLPSIASDHSSPGQASLAELSYGELLFRVSEAIHRTLDVDELLRTVLALIFQWIQCDRGCIMLQDEETGELTPACTQDRESSLAKRTKSLRISRTIVEHVLLHREGVITSNAQADARWNAAASVAGFGIREAICVPMLGRYGVQGVIYVDTETPSGELPLRSPANRLDSHHLKLLMAIASQAALAIEDTQFYRAMLQTERLAAMGQAIANVSHHVKNILQGISGGSYLVEEGLKHHRFPPVIQGWDIVKKNQQRINNLVLDMLSFSKDRQPELALGDVSQVVTDVMEIMRSRASDLGVALAVHLPEQPLFAHMDSEAIHRALLNLVGNAVDAAAAVEPPRADAPSVTIAVEADRAMRLVKIIVSDNGIGIPADQLARIFQPFYSSKGARGTGLGLPVSLKILREHAGDITVQSQPGLGSSFTMHWPDHQHK; from the coding sequence GACAGCGAAGTTTCTCGGCAACACGCGCAAGTCACCGAGGAGGCCGACGGGGAGTTTCAGATTGCAGATTGTGGCAGCAGTAATGGCACATTTGTAAATAGTGTGGCCATTACTTCGACTCGATTGCACAGCGGGGATCGCGTGCAGTTGGGACGCACGCTGATGATCTTTACCCGCGACACGAAAGCCGGGCATGAACCGGCCATCGAATCGGTTGAAATCGTAGCGGCTGACGCAGGCTTAGCCGATCAAATCCGCGACCGTTCGGTGGCCGCTCCGCAAGCAGCTCTGTTACCTAGTATAGCATCCGACCATTCATCGCCGGGTCAGGCTAGCTTGGCGGAATTGAGCTACGGTGAATTGTTGTTCCGCGTCAGTGAGGCAATTCACCGAACGCTGGATGTCGACGAACTGTTGCGGACTGTATTGGCTTTGATCTTTCAATGGATCCAATGCGATCGCGGTTGCATCATGCTACAGGACGAAGAAACCGGAGAACTCACTCCGGCATGTACGCAAGACCGCGAATCATCGCTAGCCAAGCGTACAAAGTCGCTGCGCATTAGCCGGACGATCGTCGAGCATGTGCTGCTTCATCGCGAAGGTGTTATCACCAGCAATGCTCAAGCCGATGCGCGCTGGAACGCCGCGGCTAGTGTTGCAGGATTCGGAATACGTGAAGCTATTTGTGTGCCCATGCTCGGGCGTTATGGAGTACAGGGGGTCATTTACGTCGATACCGAAACTCCGTCGGGAGAACTGCCTCTTCGTAGCCCTGCCAATCGACTGGACAGTCATCATCTCAAGCTATTGATGGCCATTGCCAGTCAGGCGGCGCTGGCCATCGAAGACACTCAGTTTTATCGGGCCATGTTGCAAACGGAACGCCTGGCGGCCATGGGACAAGCCATTGCGAATGTATCGCACCATGTGAAGAACATTCTGCAGGGAATCAGCGGTGGTAGTTATCTGGTCGAAGAAGGCTTGAAGCACCACCGTTTTCCGCCCGTTATTCAAGGCTGGGATATTGTGAAGAAGAACCAGCAGCGCATCAACAACTTGGTGCTGGACATGCTGTCCTTTAGCAAGGACCGTCAGCCTGAATTGGCACTAGGCGATGTGAGTCAAGTTGTAACGGATGTCATGGAAATCATGCGCAGCCGCGCAAGTGATTTAGGAGTCGCCTTGGCGGTGCATCTGCCCGAACAGCCGCTATTTGCCCACATGGATAGCGAAGCCATCCATCGAGCGCTGCTAAATCTTGTAGGCAACGCAGTGGATGCTGCCGCCGCAGTCGAGCCGCCTCGGGCTGATGCACCCAGCGTGACGATTGCAGTTGAAGCGGATCGAGCCATGCGGCTAGTCAAAATCATTGTCAGCGATAATGGTATTGGCATTCCCGCAGATCAGCTAGCTCGTATTTTCCAACCGTTTTACAGCTCCAAAGGTGCTCGCGGCACTGGACTTGGGCTACCGGTGAGTCTCAAAATACTGCGCGAACATGCAGGAGACATCACCGTGCAGTCACAGCCAGGGCTGGGCAGTAGTTTTACAATGCACTGGCCAGACCACCAACACAAATAG
- a CDS encoding 3-deoxy-7-phosphoheptulonate synthase class II, with amino-acid sequence MSTVAWTPDSWKSKAARQQPHYEDRTELRDVLAQLARLPPLVTSWEIVKLREQIALAQQGEAWVLQGGDCAESFADCEAEAIASKLKVLLQMSLVLIFGSRQSVVRIGRIAGQYAKPRSSDTETRQALTLPSYRGDLINRNEFSPESRRNDPQQLLRGYERSALTLNFIRALSEGGFADLHHPEYWKLTFVSERSEHQRYRQLCQSLGQALEFIESITNRPVPELRRVDFFTSHEALHLEYERALIRPSVRDGNWYNMSTHMPWIGERTRDINEAHIELLRGLQNPLGIKIGPSITSEQVVDLVRYVNPDNMPGRVTLIHRLGKDRIEAALPQLVDAVNRAGLRVLWVCDPMHGNTVSASTGQKTRRFDDVLAELRSAFAVHRSLGSWLGGTHLELTGENVTECVGGTSGLSEKDLDTAYNTTCDPRLNYDQAMEIAFALADELQRK; translated from the coding sequence ATGTCGACAGTTGCTTGGACCCCTGACTCGTGGAAGTCAAAAGCCGCCCGCCAGCAGCCACACTATGAAGATCGCACCGAACTGCGCGATGTGCTAGCTCAATTGGCTCGTCTGCCGCCATTGGTGACAAGCTGGGAGATTGTCAAGCTGCGCGAACAAATCGCACTGGCACAGCAGGGGGAAGCTTGGGTCCTGCAAGGTGGTGACTGCGCTGAGTCATTCGCCGACTGCGAAGCCGAGGCCATCGCTAGCAAGCTCAAGGTGTTGCTGCAGATGAGCCTGGTATTGATCTTCGGCTCGCGACAATCCGTGGTCCGCATCGGCCGGATTGCCGGACAATACGCCAAGCCGCGCAGTAGTGATACCGAGACGCGTCAGGCATTAACTCTCCCATCGTATCGTGGTGACTTGATCAATCGCAATGAGTTTTCGCCGGAGAGCCGACGCAATGATCCTCAGCAATTGTTACGGGGCTACGAGCGATCTGCTCTGACGCTGAATTTTATTCGCGCGCTTAGCGAAGGTGGTTTTGCAGATTTGCATCACCCCGAATATTGGAAGCTGACTTTTGTGTCGGAGAGGTCTGAGCATCAGCGCTATCGCCAGCTCTGCCAATCGCTGGGACAAGCTCTGGAGTTCATCGAGTCGATTACCAATCGCCCAGTTCCTGAACTGCGGCGAGTTGATTTTTTTACATCGCATGAGGCATTGCATCTCGAATACGAACGCGCTTTGATTCGCCCCAGTGTACGCGACGGCAACTGGTACAACATGAGTACTCACATGCCGTGGATCGGCGAGCGGACGCGCGATATCAATGAAGCTCACATCGAGCTGCTACGCGGCTTGCAGAATCCGCTGGGGATCAAGATTGGGCCGTCGATCACCAGTGAACAGGTTGTCGATTTAGTGCGATACGTCAATCCCGATAACATGCCGGGACGCGTGACATTGATTCATAGGTTGGGAAAGGACCGAATTGAAGCTGCGCTACCACAATTGGTCGATGCCGTGAATCGCGCGGGTCTGCGGGTGTTATGGGTCTGCGATCCGATGCACGGCAATACCGTGTCGGCATCCACTGGTCAAAAGACGCGTCGCTTTGACGATGTCCTGGCCGAATTGCGCAGCGCCTTTGCCGTGCATCGCAGCTTGGGATCGTGGTTGGGCGGGACGCACTTAGAGCTGACCGGCGAAAATGTGACCGAATGCGTAGGGGGCACTTCAGGCCTGAGCGAAAAGGACCTCGATACCGCCTACAACACGACCTGCGACCCACGACTCAATTACGATCAAGCCATGGAAATCGCCTTTGCGCTGGCCGACGAATTGCAACGCAAATAG
- a CDS encoding DUF1559 domain-containing protein, whose amino-acid sequence MNRDCRPTRTAFTLVELLVVLAIIGMLVGLILPAVQAAREAGRSTQCKNNLRQIALATSLFHDAHNAFPPARYQPRPGDSSAYACGGAEATWLVRILPFLEHAAAESQWDYTMPYASHSDAIRSHAPSVYACPTRRATGSVGAGLLTGETTQWITLPCGCRVPVRTSSSTLASGAVGDYAGNHGDLSPGAVGLPSDFYYGGNGSGVIISSRAHCRATMPMDWADRIRATDILDGLSNTALTGEMHVPLGKLGESGLDAFIFNGDHVFNSTRVGGPTVPIVTNMRDERNGLAAWGSWHPGICHFAMSDGSLRAIASTIDTELLGNLCSRNDGQITAGHE is encoded by the coding sequence ATGAATCGTGATTGCAGGCCAACGAGAACCGCATTCACTCTAGTCGAATTATTGGTGGTGTTGGCCATTATCGGAATGTTGGTGGGACTGATTTTGCCGGCCGTCCAGGCGGCTCGTGAGGCGGGTCGTTCGACGCAATGTAAAAACAATTTGCGGCAAATAGCCTTGGCAACTAGCCTGTTTCACGATGCGCACAACGCTTTTCCACCAGCGCGATATCAGCCTCGACCAGGCGATAGTAGTGCCTATGCCTGTGGGGGCGCAGAGGCGACTTGGCTGGTGCGAATATTGCCTTTCTTGGAACACGCTGCCGCTGAGTCGCAATGGGATTACACGATGCCGTATGCGAGTCATTCGGATGCAATTCGCAGTCACGCACCGTCTGTCTATGCCTGCCCCACGCGCCGTGCCACAGGCTCGGTGGGAGCAGGACTCTTGACCGGTGAAACAACACAGTGGATCACGCTCCCCTGCGGCTGTAGAGTACCCGTTCGGACGAGCAGCTCCACCCTAGCATCTGGAGCCGTTGGCGATTACGCCGGCAATCATGGCGATTTGTCACCTGGAGCTGTCGGTTTGCCTAGCGACTTCTATTACGGGGGAAACGGTTCCGGGGTCATCATTAGCAGTCGAGCGCATTGCCGTGCGACAATGCCGATGGATTGGGCGGATCGAATTCGAGCGACCGATATTTTGGATGGCCTGAGCAACACCGCGTTGACAGGGGAGATGCATGTACCCCTCGGAAAGCTTGGCGAATCGGGGTTGGATGCGTTCATTTTCAATGGAGATCACGTATTCAATTCCACGCGTGTAGGCGGACCGACTGTACCTATCGTTACCAACATGCGCGACGAGCGCAATGGTTTGGCGGCGTGGGGCAGTTGGCACCCAGGAATATGTCACTTTGCAATGTCCGACGGCAGCCTGCGAGCTATAGCCTCCACGATAGATACCGAATTGCTGGGCAATTTATGCTCCAGAAACGATGGGCAGATTACCGCAGGCCATGAGTAG